Genomic window (Ureibacillus composti):
GGAAGCCAGTTATGCAATCTGTGTTGCGTCCATTAGAAAAGAATAACGTTGCAGAAAAATTAGCGGAGGAAATCACAGAAGAGTTATATGGAACAGAATTAACTTCAAGTGTTTCACGCATTGAAAAGTTCTTCCGATGTCCTTTCTCACATTTCACGACTTATGGATTGCATTTAGAAGAGCGAGCACAATATCGACTTGAAAACTTTGCGATGGGGGATCTTTTCCATGAAGCTTTAAAATGGATTACTCTTGAAACGAAACGTCAAGGAATTCAATGGAACCGATTATCACCTAGAGAGTGTGCTGCACTTGCACGCCAAGCGGTAGAACAAATTGTTCCTGTATTCTCACACCAGATTTTATTAAGTAGTGCACGTTATCGATATATCCAACGAAAATTAATTCGAATCGTAGAACGAACATTGATTGCCTTAACACAACATGCAAAGGTTTCGCATTTTAAACCACTCGCAATTGAAGCATCTTTTGGGCCGGGCAAAGATGAACAATTGCCACCTCTTGAAATTGATTTGCAGGGTGGACGCAAAATGAAATTACGTGGGCGTATTGACCGAATTGATAGTGCTCAAATTGGCGATCAATCATATTTGCGTGTCATTGACTATAAATCTTCTAGCCGTGACTTAGATTTAAATGAACTGTATTACGGTTTATCGTTACAATTACTAACTTATTTGGATGTTGCCGTGGAGAATGCGAACTACTGGTTAGGACACGATGCAGAGCCTGCTGGTGTGCTTTATGTACATGTTCACAATCCGATTTTGAAAATCGAGCAAGAATTAAATGAAATGGATTTAGATCTTGAACGAATGAAAAAGTATAAAATGAAGGGTCTTCTCATGGAAGATTCGGACTCGCTCATTGCAATGGATGAGGAACTAGAGCAGGGGGGAAGCTCAAAAATTATCCCTGTTTATTTAAAAAAGGATGGGTCAACATCTGAATCTAAATCCCGTGTTGTGCCGCGTGTGGCAATGTCCCAATTGAAAAATTTTGTGCGACAAAAGCATCAAGAAGCAGGAAATGCGATTTTGAGTGGGGATACTGCCATTCAACCATATCGTTTAAAAGGGAGAACTGCATGTGATTATTGTAGCTTTAAGTCTGTTTGTCAGTTCGACCCTACAGATCAAGAACAACAATATTTAAATTTAAAAGCAGACAAACCAGCAAATATTGTCGGCAAAATACGTGAGGAGTTGAAATGTAAGAATGGCGTTATCGATTCCAACTAAAGGTCCCGATGTTACGTGGACGGATGAGCAATGGAAAGCAATCTGGGCAACAGGTCAAGATACGCTTGTCTCAGCGGCTGCTGGTTCCGGAAAAACCGCTGTCCTCATTAATCGGATGATTGAAAAAGTCATTTCAGAAGATAATCCAATTGATGTGGACGAGCTGCTTGTTGTGACTTTTACCAATGCTTCGGCTGCAGAAATGCGTCATCGTATGGCAGAAGCACTTGAAAAAGAAATTGCAAAAAATCCACAAAATCAACATTTAAGACGTCAATTAAGTCTAGTGAATAAAGCGCAAATTTCAACTCTACACTCGTTTTGTTTGTCGATTGTAAAACAATACGCTTATCTCATTGATATTGACCCTGGATTCCGTATTGCAAACGAGGGAGAGTCCGCGTTACTTCGTGATGATGTGTTAGCTGAAGTTTTAGAAGCAGCATATGACCAAGAAGATGAAGAAAGAGTAAATGCTGTATACCGATTAGTTGATAGTTTTACTTCTGATCGGGATGATCAAGCAATTGAAATATTAATTGATAAATTATATGAAATGTCTCGTGTCCACCCAGAACCAACTAAATGGTTACGTTCACTTCCGGAGCAATATGATTTACCAGAAAATATTACGGTCGATGATTTACCCTTTATTGGACCTTTGAAAAAGGCAATCAAATTTAGCTTAGAGGAAGCCTTGGCCCACATTCAAGAAGTAAGACAATACGCATTGAAACCAGATGGACCAGCTCCATATGCTGAAACAGCAGAATTAGATTTTGGTCTTATACAAGAAGCCATTCGCCGAATTGACAACTGTTCTTGGCAAGAAACCTATGATTATTTTGTAACATTAAAATGGGCAAGATTAGCAAGCGTAAAAAAAGACAGTTGTGACCCGGATCTACAAGAAAAGGCGAAGAAAAAACGTGAACAAGCAAAAAAAGTAATGACTACTATAAAAGATTCATTTTTCGCTCGTAAACCTGAGCGTTTATTGGATGAAATCCGTCTGATGGCGCCGATGATTACAACATTAGTTGAGTTAACTGAACGATTTGGGGAACGATTTACAACCGCAAAACTTGAACGAGGTCTAGTTGACTTTTCCGATTTGGAACATTTTGCATTACAAATATTAACCGAAGAAGCAGATGGAATACTTGTTCCTTCTCAAGTTGCTAAGGATTTCCAACAGCGTTTTAAAGAAGTACTTGTCGATGAATATCAGGATACAAATAATTTGCAAGAAACGATTTTGCAGCTCGTGAAAAGTGGGAATGAAGCAAACGGGAATATGTTTATGGTTGGTGACGTAAAACAATCCATTTACCGGTTCCGACTTGCAGAACCTATGCTGTTCTTAAACAAATATAACCAGTTTGAAGAAGAGCCTGAACAAAATGGGTTGAGAATTGATCTAAATGCAAACTTCCGTAGTCGCCAAGAAGTATTACTAGGGACAAACTTTGTTTTCGAACAGATTATGGGTGAAACCGTCGGGGAAATTGATTATGACGAAAAAGCGGGATTAAAACCAGGGGCTCCCTATAATGAAACTGAAATGCCTATCGAACTGACAATTCTCCATGAGGAACAAGAAGACGACCATGAACAAGACGAAACTGATGAAGAAAACGAAGCAATGGATCTCGTCATTGAAGAAGAAATTAAGAAATCACAGCAAGAAGCAAGGTATATTATTAAAAGAATTCGTGAACTGATTGACAGTGGTGCAACAGTTTATAATGCAAAAGAAAAAGACCCAACAAAACGAGAAAGACGAATGCGCTACAGCGATATCGTAATCTTAATGCGCTCCATGACTTGGTCGAGTGATTTAGTTGAGGAATTTAAAGCAGCAGGCATTCCGCTTTACGCAGAGTCTTCTAAAGGATATTTTGAGGCACTAGAAGTAATGGTCATGTTAAATGTATTAAAAGTAGTGGATAACCCGTATCAAGATATTCCACTTGCTTCAGTATTACGTGCACCATTTGTGGGGTTAACTGAAAATGAACTAGCACAAGTTCGTTTAACAAATAAAAAAGCTGCGTTTTATGATGCGCTTAAAGAGTTTGTAATGGAAGAAAAATCAGGACTTACTCATCAAACAGCTCAAAAACTCCAAACGTTTTTACAGCAATTAGAGACTTGGCGAAATCTTGCACGACGCGGTTCGTTATCTGATTTAATTTGGAAAATCTACATTGATACAAATTACTATGAAATGGTTGGAGCAATGGCGAATGGGAAACAGCGTCAGGCCAATTTGCGAACACTTCATGATCGAGCATTAATGTATGAAAAAACGTCATTCCGAGGGTTATTTAGATTTTTACGTTTTATCGATCGTATGCGTTCACGCGGTGATGATTTAGGGGTAGCAAAAGCAATTGGAGAGAAAGATGATGTTGTTCGACTCGAAACGATCCACTCTTCCAAAGGGCTAGAATATCCGGTTGTTTTTGTTGCTGGACTTGGTAGAAGCTTTAACCAAATGGACTTTAATAACCCTTATTTATTTGATCAACAATTTGGACTTGCAGTAAAAGCCATTGACCCTGACAACCGAATCATGTATACGTCATTACCGTTTCTTGCAATGAAAGAGAAGAAAATTCTCGAAATGAAAGCGGAAGAAATGCGTGTTCTATATGTTGCAATGACACGTGCAAAAGAGCGTTTAATATTAGTTGGCTCAGTGAAAAATTGGGATAAAGTTCGCCAAGCTTGGTGTGAGATGCAAAGTCTTCCACATGAGAGTTTACTTCCAGAGTATTTACGTGCTCGCGCAAAAACCTATTTAGATTGGATTGGTCCGGCTGTTGCCAGACATGAATGTTTTAATGAGTTTAGTGAAGAAGACTATAAACCTGTAGAACACTCATCAAAATGGAAGATTACCGTTCTTTCAAATGAAACATTCAAGTTCGGTACTGAAAATGAGACATTAGCTAATGAATTGAATGAAATGGAACAACAAGTAGACGAGCAGCTTTTGAATGAGTTGACGAAACGGTTTACAACGAAGTATCCATTTTCCAATTCTATTACAAAGAAATCGAAAACAAGTGTTTCTGAAATAAAACGAATTGAAAGTTTACAACGTGATGAGGAGCAAGAAACGGCGGTGTTCAATCGACAAAAGTCATCTGCTACGAAACGCCCTCAGTTCCTACAAGAAAAATCCTTATCTGCAACTGAAATTGGAACGGTTGTACATACTGTAATGCAACATGCTCCAAAAGAGGGATTTGCCAATGTTGGAGAGGTAGAGGCATACCTTGAAGCACTTGTAGAACGTCAATTATTGACGAGTGATGAAATCAAAGTAGTAGAACTAGAAAAAGTATATAACTTCTTCGCTACTTCGATTGGTAAAAGATTTAGTAGTGCGAAACAATTACTGCGAGAAGTTCCTTTTACGTTAAGCATTTCCGATGAAGAAGGAGATTCACAAATTATCCAGGGGATTATTGACTGCTTATTTGAGGATGAGGATGGAAAATGGGTACTCCTAGATTATAAAACGGACAAAGTACTCCCTGGATTTAAAGAAGAACCAGCGCTAACAAAGGAAATGACAAAACGTTATGGTGTTCAACTCCGTATCTATAGTGAAGCCATTGAAGATATTCTTCAAATTAAGGTAGATGAAAAAATTCTATACTTATATCACGTAAAAAAAGAAATACAATTAGTGTAGGAAGAAAAGTACTAGTCAAAACGAGGGGGAGACGAATCCTCCTCGTTTTGTTTTTTTATAGTAAAATAGATTTGCAATATGTATAGATAAAAATGTAAAACAATTCAATAAAAGGAGTTTGAATCGTGAATTTTCAACCAACTACACTAAATGAAAGAATTGAGTCAATTGATATTTTACGTGGGTTTAGTTTACTAGGTATTTTATTAGTAAATATGTTCGCCTTTTATTTACCGATGCCACATATTTTAGATTTAAACAGTTGGTTTTCAGAAGCAAAAGATATCATCTGGCAACAAACATTAGATATTTATGTACAAAGTAGTTTTTATCCGCTATTCTCAATGCTATTTGGCTACGGATTAGCAATGCAATATTTAAAATCGAAAAGAACTGGGTCAAGTTTTTATAAATTTGCACCCAAAAGGCTGATCATCCTACTTGTGCTTGGTTTCCTTCATGCAATTTTTATTTGGTGGGGGGATATTTTAGCAACTTATGCATTCTGCGGATTCTTCTTATTAATGTTAATCCGTTTAAGAAGTAGATGGTTACTATCCATTGCAATAGGGATCAATTTTGTAATGCATTTTTTATTCATTTTCATTTTCCTTAAATCAGGGATGGCAAACATGGAAGTTGACTCTTCATTTGTTGATATTGAAATGATTAATAGTGCGATTACCGCTTATGGAGTTGGGAGCTGGGGTGACGCATTAATGCAAAGATTGAAAGATTTATCTGTTCAAATGAGCTTCTCTATGTGGATTACATCCTTATTTACTATTTTACCTTATATGTTAATTGGTGCTGCTGCAGCGAAATTACGTTTAATTGAACGAGCAAAAGAACTAAAAAAATGGTGGATTACTCTAGGAATCATCTGTATTTTTGCAGGCCTAGTAATTAAAAGTGCACCATATAATATGACACGTTCATATTTACTCGATTATTTAAAAGTATATATTGGTGGTCCAGTATTATCTGTTGGATATGTAGCGCTGATTGTATTACTTTGTATGATTCCTTGGTTACTAAAACTCCTACGACCAATTGGTAAAGCTGGCCGTATGTCATTAACGCTTTATATTATGCAATCAATCATCTGTACACTATTATTCTATAATTTCGGTTTTGGATTATACGGAGAGGTAGATGTTCAAATGGGCGTACTGATTGCAATTGCCCTTTATGTCATTCAAGTGATTTTCGCAGAGTTATATTTTATGAAATACAAACAAGGACCGCTTGAACTAGCTGTAAAGAAAATAACTTACCGAAAAATGTTGTCCGAAAAATGAGCATTTTCTAAAAGTTTGATGTATGATGTAATAAAATAGGAGCAAGGAGTTTGAACAATGAAGATTTTATCGTTTAAATTGAATGGCGAAGTAAAGTTTGGAACTAAAGTTAAAAAAGAGGAAGCAGTTTGGGATGTACTAGCCATCCAAGAAGAACTTCAAGCACTTCCTTCTTTCCCTAATACAATTATAGATGGTATATCACTAGGTTTTGATTTTGTTGAAAAGGTTAGAAGATTAGTAGAAGCTGCTCAAAATTCACCGCAAGTGAATGATTTTAAAATACCGTTCACGGATATCGAATGGTTAGCACCAATTCCACGTACACCAAAAAACATTTTGTGTGTAGGAAAAAATTATGACGCGCATGCAAAGGAAATGGGTGCTGAAGCTGCACCATCAGATTTATTAGTATTCACGAAACCACCAACTTCCATTGCTGCTGATGAGCAAACACTTTCAGTACATGCAACAAAAACAGACTCTTATGATTATGAAGGAGAGCTTGCGGTCGTAATCGGAAAATTTGGCCGTGATATACCGAAAAATCAAGCATTAGATTATGTCTTTGGTTATACAATTGCAAATGATCTAACTGCAAGAGATGTACAAGATCGACATAAGCAATTTTTCTTAGGTAAAAGTTTAGATGGTTCTTGTCCAATGGGTCCTTATGTTGTGACAAAAGATGAGATTCCAGATCCGCAAGTTTTAACAGTAGTGACAAAGGTTAATGGAGAAATTCGTCAAAATGGTTCAACGAAAGATATGATCTTTACTGTAGAAAACTTAATATCTATCATTTCCCACCATGTAACATTAGAGCCAGGGGATATTATCTTAACGGGTACACCAGCTGGAGTAGGTAAGGGAATGAACCCTCCAACATTCTTAAAAGCAGGCGATGAAGTGAAAGTATCAATCGAAGGTATTGGAACTCTAGTAAATCGTTTTCAATAATATAGGAAGATAATATTTGAAATGCCCCCATCTAAATGGTAGGATATTGCTGAAAAGAAAATATAAGGTGGGGAAAAGATGGACTTTTTAACAGGCTCAACGCATCTGCACGTTACTACTTGGGTAGTTGCGATTATATTGTTCTTGATTGCTGCTTTAGCGTCGAAATCTAAAGGCCTTCATATGGTATTACGCTTATTCTATATTTTGATCATTATTACTGGTGGTGCATTATTCATCGAAGCGATGGATTATGGACAAGGTATGAACTACGGGATTAAATTCCTTTTAGGGATTCTAGTAATTGGTATGATGGAAATGATTTTAGTGCGAAAAGCAAAAAATAAACCAACAACAGTATTCTGGATTCTATTTGTAATTTTCTTATTTGCAGTATTATACTACGGATTCAAATTACCAATGGGTCAAAGCTTTTTAGCCTAATTAGTACAGTAAGGGACGTGAAATTTCACGTCCTTTTTTGTTTTCTTGGAGATGGTAGGATTTTAAATAAAAACTAAGATGAGATTGGTAAGGGGGGACATTGTGGGTTCTATAACAAAATAATTTTCAGCCACTCGTTCACTGTTTTGTCTTATTTACTTTAGAAATCACTAATTTAAAATGAAAAGATAGCGGGTATGCTGCCATTTTTGGTAAAATAGCGTTGGATTGGCTTGAAGGAGAGGGATAATTTTGAATTTCAAAAAATGGATTTGTGCAACCGCTACAACAATTTTGTTAGCAAGCTCACTATCTTTTTCATCTGTAGCAAATGCTGAAGAAACAAAAACAATTGCAGATGAGAGCATATATGATTTATTAGTTGACCGTTTTTTTAATGCTACTGGCGAAAACGATTACCATACAGACCAAAAGGATATCTCTCAATTTTCGGGTGGTGATTTCCAAGGGATTAGCGAAAAGCTTTCATTAATTACAGATATGGGCTTTACCATCGTTTCAATTGGTCCAATATTCTCAACCGAAAAATATGATGGTTCGATGACTACAAGCTATACAGAGCTTGAAAAACATTTCGGAACGAAAGAAGATTTCGAACAGATGATTGATTCACTAAATCAAAGAGACGTATCTGTTATGGTAGACTTTCCTTTATCTAATGTAAGTGAGAATCACGAATGGGCGAAAGATCCGTCAAAGCAGAAATTGATTACAAGTAAGAAAGATGGAATCGTTCAATGGGATTTAAACAATGAAGAAGTACAACGTGCATTGATTGATGCTGTTGTAGAATTTGTAACTACATATAACGTTGGTGGAATTCGATTAACAAATTTAGAAAATGCTGATACAAATTTTATTAATAATATTATCGATGAAATTAAAGCGGTAAATGATAAAATTTATGTCATTTCAAATGAAGACAGCGATGCAAATTTTGATGCTTCCTATTATAGTGATACGAGTGAAACTTTCCGAAACATTTATAAAAATGTGGATCTCGATTCATCAGAACAATTAAAGCATATCGAACCTTATGCAAAAGGGGAAGATAAACCAACACAAATTATGATTGATAATATTCAATCAGATCGCTTTGTTTATGATGTCGAAGCATTCCCACCAACAAGACTAAAATTATCGGTTGCCGCAACTTTGTTATTGCCAGGTGTACCAGTCATGCAATATGGTACAGAAATCGCAATGAACGGTGAAGCAGGTACAGAGGCGCATCAATTATATAATTTTAAAACGAATGATGAATTAATTGACGCGATATCAAATTTACAGTCCTTACGTAATCAATCTGAGACATTACGTAATGGAGAATTTAAACTAGTAAAGAACGAAAATGGATTCCTTGCCTTTGAACGTATCTCTGATGATGAACACTGGTTAGTAGTAATCAATAATACTGGAAAAACTACACGAGTTGATTTATCTGAAGAGGAAATTGGGGTAGATAAAGAAATTCGTGGTATGTTTGAAAGTGAAATTATTCGTGCAAACGATGAAGGAAATTATCCAGTCGTATTAGACCGTGAAATGGTCGAAGTATATCAAATTATTGATGAACGAGGTTTGAACGTTGGCTATTTAGTCGCGTTAGGATTCGTGTATTTAATCTTTATTGGATTCATAGTTATAATATTAAAACGTGCAAAAAGAAATAAAATAACAAAATAATCTCTTATAACAAATCGGCAAATTCTAATGTATTTAGAATTTGTCGATTTTTTTATTGTTATGGAAAAAAATCCTACAAAGTGGGTACCTTGGTAAAAGTTTATTCTAATAAAAATTCTGATCAAGTGTCTCGTGAGAGCGGTCTAAGCACACAAGCCGCAAAGCCATGTTGAAACATGTCTTTTCGACTTGTCTATGTGCTTTGTGTAAGGACCGCTCACATAAAAAGTGTCCTTCTAAACGTTCCGGAAACTTTGCGCGGCTTACAGTGGTAGGCCGCGATTTCTGAAGAATGGCTAACACATTTAATTGGTTGGAGTGGATAAAATTTTCGAGAATTATAAAACTTTTAAAGTTTTACATCTGTTATCGTTTCTTTTTTCTACGATAGAAAAGTTAAATTAACAAAAGAAATAGCAACATCTCAATTTAAATCGGAGTCGAACTATGTCTTTCCCCAAAGAAATAATCATAAATTTTGTTTTCTATCAATATAAGTGAAAAAAAGCTAGATTCTGTGTATGAAATTTTAATAGTGTGCCAAGTTTTCACATAACCTAGTGAATAATGACTTTTTTATTCAGTTCATCATATAAGCAATTGCATAATAGTTATTCAAGAATCGATTGCAGAAAAGGGGGAGGTTTATTTGAATACGTCAGATGAATTGTTAAAGATTCATAATTTACATACTGGTTTTCGAATAAAAGATACATTCTATGATGCAGTCGATGGTGTTTCCCTCACACTTCGTAAAAATGAAATACTAGCAATCGTTGGGGAATCAGGGTGTGGAAAAAGTACATTAGCAACTTCTATTATTGGACTTCACGAACCAAATAACACCAGAGTTCAGGGTGAAATAATGTTTAAAAATACAAACTTAGCTACTCTCTCAGAAGAGGAATTTGAACATGTTCGTGGCAGTGATATAAGCATGATATTTCAAGATCCGTTATCTGCATTAAATCCACTAATGCGCATTGGGGAACAAATTGAAGAAAGCTTAAAATATCATACTGACATGTCCAAAGATCAACGCAATGAAAGAGTTTTTGAATTGCTAAGACAAGTTGGCATTAATAGACCGGAACGTGTAGTAAAACAATTTCCACACCAATTATCAGGTGGAATGAGACAGCGGGTAATGATTGCCATTGCTATCGCCTGTAAGCCACAAATTATTATTGCAGATGAACCAACCACTGCACTTGATGTAACGATTCAATCGCAAATTTTAGACTTGCTGATAGATTTACAAAATGAAACGAATGCAGGGATTTTATTAATTACTCATGACTTAGGTGTTGTAGCTGAAGTTGCAGATCGTGTAGCTGTTATGTACGCAGGTGAGATTATAGAGGAAGCGCCTGTAGAAGAATTATTTAAACGACCTAAACATCCTTATACCCGTTCTTTATTCAATTCTATACCACAAATGAATGCCCATTCTGGTCGTTTGAATGTTATAGAAGGGATTGTTCCATCACTTATTCATTTACCTAGAACTGGTTGTCGGTTTGCTCCTCGTATTTCTTGGCTACCTGATTCAGTACATGAAGATCATCCAACATTACATGAGGTTTCACCAGGTCATTTTGTGAGGTGTTCATGTTGGAAAGTGTTTCACTTTAAAAGCGAAATTGGAGGGACGACTTCGTGAGTTTTATGCAAATCAAAAATTTGAAGGTCCATTACCCGATTCGTGGAGGTTTTTTTAATTCTATTATTGACTATGTTTATGCCGTAGATGGAATAAGTATGGAATTTGAAAAGGGAAAAGCTTATGGATTAGTAGGGGAATCTGGTTGTGGGAAATCTACAACGGGAATGGCGATTATAGGTCTAGAAAAAATTACATCTGGATCGATTATATACGAAGGTGAGGATGTTACAAACCAGCGCAGAAAACGAAATGGTTCATTTAATCGTGAAATTCAAATGATCTTTCAAGATGCGCATTCTAGTCTAAATCCTAGGAAAAGAGTCGAACATCTTTTAGCAGAGCCAATTCGAAATTTTTTAAGGGTTTCACCAAAGGAAGAACAAAAGAAAATTAGTGAATTGCTTGAAATTGTCGGAATGCCAGAGGATGCGAAATTAAAATACCCACATGAATTTTCAGGTGGGCAAAAGCAACGTTTAGGCATTGCCCGTGCGCTTGCAACAAATCCAAAATTAATTATTGCAGACGAACCGGTATCAGCTTTGGATTTATCGGTTCAAGCGCAAGTTTTAAATTTCATGAAAGATATTCAAAAGGAATTTGGATTAAGCTATTTGTTCATTTCACACGATTTAGGTGTTGTAAAACATATGTGTGATCATATTTCCATTATGTATAAAGGGCGTTTTGTTGAAACCGGAACAAAAGAGGATATTTTCACAAACCCTCACCATATTTATACAAAGCGATTACTTTCTGCCATTCCGAATGTTTCCCCAAAAGGGCGAGAAAAACGAAAGCGTGAACGAATTATTGTAGAAAAGAATTATCAAACAGAACTCAAGAATTATTTTGATCATAATCATCGCGTACTTGATTTAGCTCCTTTATCAGAAACACATTTTGTAGCCATTGCAAATGGTGTGAGCATGAGGGGGAACAATTCATAATGTGGAAAACAATCTTACGACGGTTATTCATTATGATTCCTCAATTATTTGTCTTAAGTATCCTGATCTTTATTATGGCAAAATTTATGCCGGGAGATCCCTTTACAGGAATGATTACGCCGGAAACAGACCCAACTAGAATAGAAGAATTACGAGAAAAAGCGGGACTTAATGATCCTTGGTATGTTCAGTATGGCAGGTGGGTTGGTAATGCCTTGCAAGGGGACTTTGGGAAAAGTTATACATTTCAACGCGATGTTTCAGATATTATTGGGGAACGTGCAATCAATACGTTTTATTTATCATTTCTAAGTGTGTTCTTACTTTATTTAATTGCCATTCCTTTAGGTATTTTAGCGGGTCGTTATCAAAGTTCAAGGCTTGATAAAACAATCATTTTATACAGTTTTGTAACCTATGCGATCCCTACATTCGTATTAGCATTAGTTTTTTTGTATTTTCTGGGTTATCAATTACATTGGTTTCCGACAAGCGGAAGTGTGGATATTAAATATGAGGAAGGAACATGGGGGTTCTTCTGGAGCAAGTTCTATCATATTCTACTCCCTGCCATAACGTATGCGATTCTTGGCACA
Coding sequences:
- a CDS encoding ABC transporter permease — encoded protein: MWKTILRRLFIMIPQLFVLSILIFIMAKFMPGDPFTGMITPETDPTRIEELREKAGLNDPWYVQYGRWVGNALQGDFGKSYTFQRDVSDIIGERAINTFYLSFLSVFLLYLIAIPLGILAGRYQSSRLDKTIILYSFVTYAIPTFVLALVFLYFLGYQLHWFPTSGSVDIKYEEGTWGFFWSKFYHILLPAITYAILGTTGIIQYLRSEIIDTKAMDYVRTARSKGLPMRKIYTKHIFRNSLLPIAAFLGFTITGLLSGSIFIETIFGYPGMGQLFISSIASRDYSVITALVLLFGFLTLLGSLLSDIIMSIVDPRIRIE
- a CDS encoding ATP-binding cassette domain-containing protein; translation: MSFMQIKNLKVHYPIRGGFFNSIIDYVYAVDGISMEFEKGKAYGLVGESGCGKSTTGMAIIGLEKITSGSIIYEGEDVTNQRRKRNGSFNREIQMIFQDAHSSLNPRKRVEHLLAEPIRNFLRVSPKEEQKKISELLEIVGMPEDAKLKYPHEFSGGQKQRLGIARALATNPKLIIADEPVSALDLSVQAQVLNFMKDIQKEFGLSYLFISHDLGVVKHMCDHISIMYKGRFVETGTKEDIFTNPHHIYTKRLLSAIPNVSPKGREKRKRERIIVEKNYQTELKNYFDHNHRVLDLAPLSETHFVAIANGVSMRGNNS